The window TTCATGAAGAGATTCCTGCTGAAAGAGGAAAAAAGAACAAGTGAATTTTGCGTTTTACAGGACGAATCTCGGTGGTTTTGACACACGCTTTTCCATGGGCCTCAACGGAATTCCTTCCAGCAACCATCGCAAATCCTGCCAGGTAAGATCCAGAGCATTAACCTCCTCGCTCTCCTGTGGCCAAGGCAGCCTTCCATTTTCCAGCCGGAAGTAATGAAGCCAAAAGCCACGCTCAGACCACTCCAGGATCTTAACCCGATTCCGTTGCCGATTGCAGAAGGCAAACAGGCATGGCTCGAAGGGATCCAACTCGAAGTTCAGCTGAACTATGGCTGCCAAACCGTCCACAGATTTTCGAAGATCGGTAGCCCCTACAGCAAGATAGACCTTCTGCCTAGGATGACCTATCAACATAAGGACATCAGCGAGCGAATCACATCCACTAACACATCTTGATCGAAACCCCGCTCAACCTCCAGGATAACACCACCAATGCGTAGTGATACCCCCGAGCCAGTCCTAATGCTGGCCGGTAAAGAAACCCATCGGCCACTTCCGCTACTAACCTGGACATGTTCGGCTTTAAATTTCCTCAACCAGTATCGAAGTTGATGCACAGGGATGCCCTGTTCCAAGCACCACGCCTTCTGAGTCTGACCACTGGCCAGGTATGCCCTCACACGTTCCTCCCAAAGCTGACGTTTGTCTTGGGTCACCACACAAGTCACCTCACTTGGTTATGATGGTTCAATTATCCCATCACAACAAAGCTGTCGCCATGTGGGTTAGCTTTGACGCTTACGGAAGAGCAAGGGAGTTATGAGGCGGGATCTGCGAAACAGGATCAGGTGCGGAAGGGGATGAAGCATGAGCTTTTCCAAGAGAAAAGCCCTCCGTACTACAAACCTGGAGGGCTTCGATCACCGTTAGCCTACCTCCCAGTGGGGCGAGCTGGCATAACCCCCTGCCCCATCCTCCACCGCTAAGAAACAGACGGTGGTCCCTGGGGGAAGCGAGGCTTCCACCGTCCCAGCCTTCACTTCCGCAGGAGTGACCTGCCATACCCGCTTCACCCACTCCCCGGTATCTAAAGTATAGCAGAACAGCGCCCGTTCAATTTCCTCCCCGGTCACCTGGGCCGTCACCCG of the Bacillota bacterium genome contains:
- the tnpB gene encoding IS66 family insertion sequence element accessory protein TnpB, encoding MLIGHPRQKVYLAVGATDLRKSVDGLAAIVQLNFELDPFEPCLFAFCNRQRNRVKILEWSERGFWLHYFRLENGRLPWPQESEEVNALDLTWQDLRWLLEGIPLRPMEKRVSKPPRFVL